The following proteins come from a genomic window of Nitrospira sp.:
- a CDS encoding ABC transporter permease produces MEIGWWGVVIAVLGGAIRIGTPFLFVSLGECLTEKSGRINLGLEGTLVMGAMTGYAVSLHSGSPWLGVLCAGLAGMMLGALHSWLCSFQRVNDIAVGIAMMLFGTGLAFFLGKPYIQPSAPRLPSIDLGSWSEIPQLEAALQINGLFLVGIVVAIALTWMLKNTAWGLKVRVVGESADAARALGLPVDRIRILSTAQGGFLAGIGGSYLSLYYPFNWSEGLSSGQGLMAVALVIFARWNPLWCLWVSLLWGGAAALGPSLQSVGITGGYYIFNAIPYIMTLAVMIITCSPRRTLIGAPHELTVTR; encoded by the coding sequence ATGGAAATCGGTTGGTGGGGTGTCGTGATTGCCGTCCTCGGAGGCGCGATTCGAATCGGCACGCCGTTTCTGTTTGTCTCGCTGGGCGAATGCCTGACGGAAAAAAGCGGCCGCATCAATTTGGGGCTCGAAGGGACGTTGGTCATGGGCGCGATGACCGGCTACGCCGTCTCGCTGCACAGCGGATCCCCGTGGCTGGGAGTCTTGTGCGCCGGACTGGCCGGCATGATGCTGGGCGCTCTGCACAGTTGGCTCTGCAGCTTTCAACGGGTCAACGATATTGCGGTCGGAATCGCGATGATGTTGTTCGGCACAGGGCTGGCCTTTTTCCTCGGGAAGCCCTACATCCAACCTTCCGCCCCTCGGTTGCCGTCGATCGATCTCGGAAGCTGGAGCGAGATCCCCCAACTCGAGGCGGCGCTGCAGATCAACGGCTTGTTTTTGGTCGGAATCGTTGTAGCTATCGCACTCACCTGGATGTTGAAGAACACGGCGTGGGGGTTAAAGGTACGAGTCGTCGGCGAAAGCGCGGATGCGGCGCGCGCCCTCGGATTGCCGGTCGATCGCATACGAATTCTCAGCACGGCTCAAGGAGGATTCCTGGCAGGGATCGGCGGGTCGTATCTCTCGCTCTACTACCCATTCAATTGGAGCGAAGGCCTGTCGAGCGGACAGGGACTAATGGCAGTAGCACTGGTGATCTTTGCCCGCTGGAATCCCTTGTGGTGCCTGTGGGTTTCACTCCTGTGGGGCGGAGCGGCGGCGTTGGGGCCATCTTTGCAATCCGTAGGGATCACAGGCGGATACTACATCTTCAACGCGATTCCCTACATCATGACCTTGGCGGTGATGATCATCACCTGTTCTCCCAGGCGCACTCTTATTGGAGCACCCCATGAACTCACAGTGACTCGCTAG
- a CDS encoding Transcriptional regulator, GntR family, translated as MANLTSRTRDGERSNLSLSIVAALKGQIIHWHYPPEHRLTEAELCKEFGVSRSPVREALRMLASDGFVRKLPNRAYVVRQYNLGEIEELYDLRLALELYTVERLAAQSPLRQNGKEAISKLKSTWIELLNGPAKKAEELARLDTLFHETLAQALGNNPLLQHLRAINERLMLFRMIDFEKSDRAESTCRQHLRILKCITAGDASGARTAMQRNIEEGRNNVHTAIKDALAKAYSSKA; from the coding sequence ATGGCAAACCTCACTAGCCGGACAAGAGACGGAGAACGCTCCAATCTTAGTTTGTCGATCGTGGCCGCACTCAAAGGCCAGATCATTCATTGGCATTACCCGCCCGAACATCGATTGACCGAGGCCGAACTATGCAAGGAGTTCGGGGTGAGTCGAAGCCCTGTCCGGGAAGCGCTTCGCATGCTGGCATCCGATGGGTTCGTGAGGAAATTGCCGAATCGAGCCTACGTCGTCAGGCAATACAACCTCGGTGAGATCGAGGAGCTATACGATCTGCGCTTGGCGTTGGAACTCTATACCGTCGAACGCTTGGCGGCACAAAGCCCTCTCCGCCAGAACGGCAAGGAGGCCATCAGTAAACTGAAGAGCACATGGATCGAGCTGTTGAACGGACCTGCCAAGAAGGCCGAAGAACTCGCCAGGCTAGACACCCTGTTTCACGAGACACTCGCCCAGGCCTTAGGAAACAACCCTCTATTGCAGCACCTCCGCGCCATCAATGAACGGTTGATGCTTTTTCGAATGATCGATTTCGAGAAGTCGGATCGAGCGGAAAGTACATGCCGTCAGCATCTCAGAATTTTAAAGTGTATAACCGCCGGAGATGCTTCAGGAGCACGAACCGCGATGCAACGAAACATCGAAGAAGGAAGGAACAACGTTCATACAGCGATTAAAGACGCGCTGGCCAAAGCGTACTCATCGAAAGCTTGA
- a CDS encoding ABC transporter permease, with amino-acid sequence MPQTLNKALEPFLIIVGSLTVSMVLFGVFVASAGADPVEVYQTMYRAAFGTSFSWQNTLIRAAPLMLTALCTALPAYLGLIIIGGEGAVVMGGLFAAIAALAMPSAPPMVVLLTMALAGMIAGGIWLMIPGLLRHYRAVNETISSLLLNYIAIALLNHFVTSTFRDPENLNHPSTYHIGEANMIGLIPGTDLHWGLVFGIVACVIGWFLMHHTVFGFASRIAGGNVRAAQIAGLPVGRLVLIICFVAGAAGGLAGMVEVAAIHGRANDTLNANYGYAGILVAFVARNNPLAIIPVAVLLGGIRASSGLLQRTHELPDATVLVMQAIIFLVILFSETLYGRFAKLQKQGAS; translated from the coding sequence GTGCCGCAAACCCTGAACAAAGCGTTGGAACCGTTCCTCATCATCGTCGGATCTCTGACGGTCTCGATGGTGTTGTTCGGAGTCTTCGTGGCTTCTGCTGGAGCAGATCCGGTCGAGGTCTATCAGACCATGTATCGCGCCGCCTTCGGCACGTCGTTTTCCTGGCAAAACACGCTGATCCGTGCCGCGCCGTTGATGCTGACCGCCCTCTGCACCGCCCTGCCGGCATATCTGGGCTTGATTATCATCGGAGGGGAAGGCGCCGTGGTGATGGGAGGCCTTTTCGCGGCCATTGCGGCGTTAGCCATGCCCTCAGCTCCTCCTATGGTCGTACTCCTGACTATGGCGCTTGCCGGCATGATCGCGGGCGGCATTTGGCTCATGATTCCCGGATTGTTGCGCCACTATCGCGCCGTCAATGAAACCATCAGCAGCCTGCTGCTGAACTATATCGCCATTGCGTTGTTGAACCACTTCGTCACCAGCACCTTCCGCGATCCCGAAAACCTCAACCATCCGTCGACATATCATATCGGCGAAGCCAACATGATCGGCCTCATTCCCGGCACCGATCTCCACTGGGGATTGGTCTTCGGCATTGTGGCTTGTGTCATCGGGTGGTTTCTCATGCATCACACGGTGTTCGGTTTTGCCTCTCGGATCGCAGGGGGCAATGTTCGTGCTGCTCAAATTGCGGGACTGCCGGTGGGGCGGCTGGTATTGATCATCTGTTTCGTGGCGGGAGCGGCGGGCGGACTGGCCGGCATGGTGGAAGTCGCGGCCATCCATGGAAGGGCCAATGACACGCTCAATGCCAACTATGGGTATGCCGGCATTCTCGTGGCCTTTGTGGCGCGCAATAATCCATTGGCCATCATTCCTGTTGCGGTATTGCTGGGGGGCATCCGCGCAAGCAGCGGACTGCTGCAGCGAACCCATGAGCTGCCCGATGCAACCGTACTCGTGATGCAGGCGATCATTTTTCTCGTCATTCTCTTTAGTGAAACCCTCTATGGCCGTTTTGCGAAGTTGCAGAAACAGGGAGCATCCTGA
- a CDS encoding Periplasmic sulfane dehydrogenase, diheme c-type cytochrome subunit SoxD, which produces MRNILRHILIPIVGLATILGTGILWAGGPADRQEQTHGYGLGRPATDQEVRAWNIDVAPTGEGLPAGQGTAKQGATLFSARCATCHGPTGQEGPMDRLVGGLGTLASEHPIKTIGSYWPYATTLYDYVHRAMPFPAPQSLSPDEVYSIVAWLLYRNGIIAEDTVLDARSLPGISMPNRRGFLPDPRPDVPKP; this is translated from the coding sequence ATGCGTAATATCCTACGTCACATTCTAATTCCAATAGTGGGGCTCGCCACCATCCTGGGCACAGGAATCTTGTGGGCCGGCGGTCCGGCAGACCGACAGGAACAAACGCACGGCTATGGATTAGGGCGGCCCGCTACGGACCAGGAAGTCCGGGCATGGAACATCGATGTGGCGCCGACCGGCGAGGGATTGCCGGCCGGCCAAGGGACCGCCAAACAAGGGGCGACGCTTTTTTCCGCACGTTGCGCGACTTGTCATGGACCGACGGGGCAGGAAGGCCCGATGGACCGCTTAGTCGGCGGCCTCGGCACGTTGGCGAGTGAACATCCGATCAAAACCATCGGCAGTTACTGGCCCTATGCGACGACGCTGTATGATTATGTGCATCGCGCCATGCCGTTTCCCGCTCCGCAAAGCCTCTCGCCGGACGAAGTCTATTCGATCGTGGCCTGGTTGCTATACCGGAACGGCATTATTGCAGAGGACACCGTGCTCGATGCCCGGTCGCTGCCCGGCATTTCTATGCCGAACCGCCGGGGTTTCTTACCGGATCCCCGGCCGGACGTACCCAAACCCTGA
- a CDS encoding Copper/silver efflux RND transporter, transmembrane protein CusA, whose product MVERIIEYSARNRFIVFLLVFSLSAIGLWAMWQTPIDALPDISDTQVIVYTTWQGRSPDLIEDQITYPIVTALLSAPNVTVVRGFSDFGYSYVYILFKDGTDIYWARSRVLERLNQLSGRMPEGVTPQLGPDATGVGWIFQYALIDESGQQDLASLRSFQDWYLQYWLRAVEGVAEVASIGGFVRQYQVNLDPTKMLAYRLSLPAIVETIRESNNDVGGRVVEFSGIEYVIRGRGYIKHAEDIEKISVGVNENGTPVLLRDVATIRLGPDMRRGLVELNGQGEVAGGIVVMRFGENALTVIERVKAKLKELESSMPTGVKVVTVYDRSDLIHESIATANESLIEELVVTGALIVAFLLHVRSAIVPILTLPLAVLLAFIPMYLMNIGINIMSLGGIIVAIGDMVDAAIVMVDNAHKRLEEWERDGKVGERLQVLIDAAKEVGPPIFASVLVIAISFIPVFVLEAQEGRMFRPLAWTNNLAIAMCAVLAITLVPACLPTFIRGRIFPEQKHPVSRSLQWLYAPVLRLALHYRKAVVVGALALMSSVVPLYQQMGSEFMPPLYEGTILYMPTTLPGLSITEAGRMLQIMDQKLRSFPEVDHVFGKAGRAETSTDPAPFSMMEVVVELKPKDQWRPGLSYEGLVDEMDRAMQFPGVTNAWTMPIKARIDMLTTGVRTPVGIKIFGPDLNQIEAIGKHLEMVLKNVAGTRSAYAERVSGGYFLDFDINREEIARYGLKLMDVGRIIESAIGGENIATTIEGRERYPINVRYLRELRDDPQKLQRVIVDTPTGAQVPLGQLTTLRFVSGPPMIRDENGLLAGYVFLDMTGRDVGSYVEDLKKAVAENVQLPTGYTIVWSGQYEFMERVKERLKLVVPLTLVIIFVTFYFAFESVAKTFMVMVGVPLSLVGAVWYLSILHYNMSIAVWVGLITVVGTAAETSAVMLAYLDEACARRKAAGGLTTLQDLIDTVQLGAVERIRPMAMIGLVDVIGLIPVMWATGTGADVMKRIAAPQVGGVFSAMILTLFVIPPVYVMWRWWSESKRPDDENRITSKRIMNPYRS is encoded by the coding sequence TGGGCCATGTGGCAGACACCGATCGATGCGCTGCCCGATATCTCCGATACACAGGTCATTGTCTATACCACCTGGCAAGGTCGCTCACCCGACCTCATCGAAGATCAGATCACCTATCCGATCGTGACAGCCCTCCTATCGGCTCCCAACGTGACGGTCGTCCGTGGTTTCTCGGACTTCGGCTATTCCTATGTCTACATTCTATTTAAAGACGGCACAGACATTTATTGGGCGCGGTCGCGGGTTCTCGAGCGTCTGAATCAACTCTCGGGGCGGATGCCGGAAGGCGTCACGCCGCAGCTTGGTCCGGACGCGACCGGCGTCGGTTGGATCTTTCAATATGCCTTGATTGATGAATCGGGGCAGCAAGACCTTGCCTCACTGCGCAGCTTCCAAGATTGGTATCTCCAGTATTGGCTGCGGGCCGTGGAGGGCGTTGCGGAGGTGGCGAGCATCGGAGGCTTCGTCCGTCAGTACCAGGTCAATCTGGACCCGACCAAGATGTTGGCCTATCGCCTGTCCCTTCCTGCCATCGTGGAAACAATTCGCGAAAGCAATAACGATGTCGGCGGACGGGTCGTGGAGTTTTCCGGGATTGAATACGTCATTCGTGGGCGCGGCTATATCAAGCACGCGGAAGACATCGAGAAGATTTCCGTCGGAGTCAATGAAAACGGCACGCCTGTCCTGTTGCGGGATGTGGCCACGATTCGCCTGGGGCCGGACATGCGCCGCGGCCTCGTCGAATTGAACGGCCAGGGTGAAGTGGCGGGCGGCATCGTGGTCATGCGCTTCGGAGAAAACGCGCTCACGGTCATCGAACGGGTGAAAGCCAAGCTCAAGGAACTCGAATCCTCCATGCCGACAGGCGTCAAGGTCGTGACGGTCTACGACCGCAGCGACTTGATCCACGAATCGATTGCCACGGCTAACGAAAGCCTGATCGAAGAATTAGTCGTCACCGGGGCGCTGATCGTGGCCTTTTTGCTCCATGTCCGTTCGGCCATCGTTCCCATACTCACGTTGCCGTTGGCCGTCCTGCTTGCGTTCATCCCGATGTATCTCATGAATATCGGCATCAACATCATGTCGCTCGGCGGCATCATCGTGGCCATCGGCGACATGGTGGACGCGGCGATCGTCATGGTGGATAACGCCCATAAGCGCTTGGAGGAATGGGAGCGGGACGGCAAAGTCGGCGAGCGACTTCAAGTCCTCATCGATGCGGCCAAAGAGGTCGGGCCGCCGATTTTCGCGTCGGTCCTGGTGATTGCCATTTCTTTTATTCCTGTCTTTGTCCTGGAAGCGCAAGAAGGGCGCATGTTTCGACCCCTTGCCTGGACCAATAATCTCGCCATCGCGATGTGCGCGGTCTTGGCCATCACATTGGTTCCGGCTTGCCTGCCGACGTTTATCCGGGGAAGAATCTTTCCTGAACAAAAACATCCCGTCAGTCGTTCTCTTCAATGGCTCTATGCCCCTGTCCTACGCCTGGCCCTCCACTACAGAAAGGCGGTCGTCGTCGGGGCCCTGGCGCTGATGAGCAGCGTCGTCCCACTGTATCAACAGATGGGATCGGAGTTCATGCCGCCGCTCTATGAGGGAACGATCCTCTACATGCCGACGACCTTGCCGGGACTCTCCATTACGGAAGCCGGGCGTATGTTGCAGATCATGGACCAGAAACTCCGCTCCTTTCCTGAAGTTGACCATGTGTTCGGCAAAGCCGGACGAGCGGAAACCTCCACGGATCCGGCACCCTTCAGCATGATGGAAGTCGTGGTGGAACTGAAGCCGAAGGACCAGTGGCGGCCTGGGCTCAGTTATGAAGGCTTGGTGGATGAAATGGACCGGGCCATGCAATTCCCAGGCGTGACGAATGCGTGGACCATGCCGATCAAGGCAAGGATCGATATGCTCACGACCGGCGTTCGCACCCCCGTGGGAATCAAGATTTTCGGACCGGACCTGAATCAGATTGAGGCGATCGGAAAACATTTGGAGATGGTCTTGAAGAATGTCGCCGGCACGAGGAGCGCCTATGCGGAACGGGTATCCGGCGGCTATTTCCTCGACTTCGACATCAATCGTGAGGAGATCGCCCGTTACGGGCTGAAACTCATGGACGTCGGCAGAATCATCGAGTCGGCGATCGGAGGAGAGAATATCGCGACGACGATCGAAGGGCGCGAACGCTATCCGATCAATGTACGCTACCTTCGAGAATTGCGGGACGATCCGCAAAAGTTGCAACGAGTCATTGTCGATACGCCGACCGGCGCGCAGGTGCCGCTTGGCCAGCTCACGACGCTGCGATTCGTCAGCGGGCCGCCCATGATCCGGGATGAGAACGGCCTGCTCGCCGGTTACGTATTTCTCGACATGACAGGTCGTGATGTGGGGAGTTATGTGGAGGATCTCAAGAAAGCCGTGGCGGAAAATGTCCAGTTGCCGACCGGTTATACCATCGTGTGGTCAGGCCAGTACGAGTTCATGGAACGGGTCAAGGAACGGCTGAAGCTGGTCGTCCCGCTCACGCTCGTCATCATTTTCGTCACCTTCTACTTCGCGTTCGAATCAGTGGCCAAGACCTTCATGGTCATGGTGGGCGTGCCGCTTTCGTTGGTCGGAGCCGTCTGGTACTTGTCGATCCTCCATTACAACATGAGCATTGCGGTGTGGGTGGGACTCATTACGGTGGTGGGTACGGCCGCTGAGACGAGCGCCGTCATGCTGGCCTATTTGGACGAAGCCTGCGCGCGACGCAAAGCGGCGGGAGGGCTCACGACGCTGCAGGATCTGATCGACACTGTCCAGCTTGGCGCAGTCGAACGCATCAGGCCCATGGCGATGATCGGCCTGGTCGATGTCATCGGCTTGATCCCCGTCATGTGGGCCACGGGAACCGGAGCGGATGTGATGAAGCGGATCGCCGCGCCGCAAGTCGGGGGCGTGTTTTCGGCCATGATTTTGACTCTATTTGTGATTCCACCCGTGTATGTCATGTGGCGATGGTGGAGCGAGAGCAAGAGGCCGGATGACGAAAACAGGATAACCAGCAAGCGAATCATGAACCCATACCGTTCTTGA
- a CDS encoding heavy metal translocating P-type ATPase — protein MADQSTGSCCGTHHPGENDMSEQRPMTHMSSHAGSDIDPVCGMQVDPATAAGQYNYQGKTYSFCSVSCLDTFKADPERFLKSAPAGLISLGKKKPLPMMMSVQPAPAIGETDPVCGMTVQPATAAGSYEYRGQKYYFCAARCLEKFRADPGYYLTPPEQRTPKPMPVPADGVTKYVCPMDPEVLESKPGACPICGMALEPADVAALPTRTEYTCPMHPEIVQADPGNCPICGMALEPRTVTAEESNPELVDMSSRFWRSVVLGSPILALMISEMLPGQPLQQLFSGRALIWFQFVLATPVVLWIGRPLFERAWASIVNRHLNMFTLIGLGTGAAYLYSVAATLVPRIFPDSFRVHGGELAVYFEPAVVIVALVLLGQVLELRARSRTSSALKALLGLAPRTARVVHGDAHEEDIPLEQVQVGDRLRVRPGEKIPVDGVVVEGTSAVDESMVTGESIPVEKQTGHRVIGATVNGTGSFVMRAERVGRETLLAQIVRMVSEAQRTRAPIQRLADLVAAYFVPIVILVAALTFVVWALYGPEPRLAYALLNAVAVLIIACPCAVGLATPMSIMVGTGRGATAGVLIRNAEALETLAKVDVLVVDKTGTLTEGKPRLMTVSSLSTVTETELLRLVSGLEQNSEHPLAAAIVSGAQNRGIVPAKTQNFRSLTGKGVTGTVEGRVVAVGTVPFLNEFNVPTLPLLTQAEPLRQEGQTVMFAAIDGEPAGLLGVADPVKASTSEAIDLLHQEGLRIVMLTGDNRTTAESVARRLKIDDVQAEVLPEQKAAAIKRFQSEGHIVAMAGDGINDAPALAQAHVGIAMGTGTDVAMESAGVTLVKGDLRAIARARRLSRGTMRNIRQNLFFAFVYNILGVPIAAGVLYPFVGVLLSPMIASAAMTFSSVSVIGNALRLRKIVL, from the coding sequence ATGGCCGATCAATCGACAGGCAGCTGTTGCGGGACTCATCATCCAGGAGAGAACGATATGAGCGAGCAGAGACCGATGACTCACATGTCTTCGCACGCTGGGTCGGACATCGATCCGGTATGCGGGATGCAGGTGGACCCCGCCACTGCGGCAGGGCAGTACAACTACCAAGGTAAGACGTACTCTTTCTGCTCGGTATCCTGTCTCGATACATTCAAAGCCGATCCAGAACGGTTCTTGAAGTCCGCGCCGGCCGGTCTCATTTCATTGGGCAAGAAAAAGCCGTTGCCCATGATGATGTCGGTTCAGCCGGCACCGGCAATCGGCGAGACCGATCCTGTGTGCGGGATGACGGTCCAGCCTGCCACCGCGGCCGGTTCGTACGAGTATCGCGGCCAGAAATACTATTTTTGTGCCGCCAGATGTCTTGAAAAATTCCGAGCCGATCCCGGCTATTACCTGACCCCGCCGGAACAACGGACTCCGAAACCGATGCCCGTACCGGCCGACGGAGTCACGAAGTATGTCTGTCCGATGGATCCCGAGGTACTCGAATCGAAGCCAGGGGCTTGTCCTATTTGTGGAATGGCTTTAGAGCCGGCCGATGTGGCCGCTCTGCCGACCCGTACCGAATATACCTGTCCGATGCATCCGGAGATCGTGCAGGCCGATCCCGGGAATTGTCCGATATGCGGGATGGCGTTAGAGCCGCGTACGGTAACAGCGGAAGAGAGCAACCCCGAATTGGTCGATATGAGCAGCCGGTTTTGGCGGAGTGTGGTTCTCGGTTCACCCATTCTCGCGTTGATGATCTCCGAGATGCTTCCGGGCCAACCGTTACAGCAGCTCTTTTCAGGAAGAGCATTGATCTGGTTTCAGTTTGTGTTGGCGACGCCGGTGGTGCTCTGGATCGGTCGGCCGCTGTTCGAACGGGCGTGGGCTTCGATCGTCAATCGGCATCTCAACATGTTTACACTCATCGGCCTGGGGACCGGCGCCGCGTACCTGTACAGCGTCGCGGCAACGCTTGTGCCTCGGATCTTTCCTGACTCATTCCGCGTCCACGGCGGCGAGCTTGCCGTCTATTTTGAACCGGCGGTCGTCATCGTGGCCCTCGTTTTATTGGGGCAGGTCTTGGAGTTGCGGGCGCGTAGCCGGACCAGTAGTGCTCTTAAGGCGCTGCTGGGGCTCGCACCGAGAACGGCCCGAGTTGTTCATGGCGACGCCCATGAAGAAGATATCCCGCTGGAGCAAGTTCAGGTCGGTGATCGGTTGCGCGTGAGACCGGGTGAAAAGATTCCCGTGGATGGTGTGGTGGTGGAAGGGACAAGCGCGGTCGATGAATCCATGGTCACCGGCGAGTCAATTCCGGTGGAGAAGCAGACAGGTCACAGAGTGATTGGAGCAACGGTCAATGGGACAGGCAGTTTTGTGATGCGGGCCGAGCGGGTCGGTCGGGAGACGCTGCTGGCGCAGATTGTCCGCATGGTCAGCGAGGCGCAACGCACTCGGGCGCCGATTCAGCGGCTGGCCGATCTCGTCGCCGCCTATTTCGTTCCTATCGTCATTCTCGTCGCTGCCCTCACGTTCGTAGTCTGGGCGCTCTACGGTCCTGAGCCACGCCTGGCCTATGCCCTACTCAACGCGGTTGCCGTGTTGATCATCGCATGCCCCTGTGCGGTAGGACTGGCGACTCCCATGTCCATCATGGTGGGGACGGGCCGCGGCGCGACCGCGGGCGTGTTGATCCGCAATGCCGAAGCGCTTGAGACCTTGGCGAAGGTTGATGTTCTGGTGGTCGATAAAACAGGGACATTGACGGAAGGCAAACCTCGCCTGATGACAGTGTCCTCTCTATCGACCGTGACGGAAACCGAGTTGCTTCGGCTTGTATCGGGTCTCGAGCAGAACAGCGAGCACCCGCTTGCCGCGGCGATTGTATCCGGTGCTCAAAATAGAGGGATCGTTCCGGCGAAAACCCAGAACTTTCGCTCACTCACGGGAAAAGGAGTCACTGGTACGGTTGAGGGCCGGGTAGTCGCAGTGGGCACGGTCCCTTTTCTCAACGAATTCAACGTCCCGACCCTGCCGTTATTGACCCAGGCTGAGCCGCTCAGACAAGAAGGCCAGACCGTCATGTTTGCGGCGATCGATGGGGAGCCGGCCGGCTTACTGGGGGTTGCTGATCCGGTCAAGGCTTCTACGTCGGAGGCTATTGATCTGTTACACCAGGAGGGTTTGCGGATCGTGATGCTGACCGGCGACAATCGGACGACCGCCGAGTCTGTGGCTCGCCGGCTCAAGATCGACGACGTGCAGGCCGAAGTCTTGCCCGAGCAAAAGGCGGCAGCCATCAAGCGGTTCCAATCTGAAGGTCATATCGTAGCCATGGCGGGAGACGGGATCAACGATGCACCGGCTTTGGCGCAAGCACACGTAGGGATTGCCATGGGAACGGGGACAGATGTGGCGATGGAAAGCGCGGGAGTGACGCTCGTGAAGGGCGACCTCCGAGCTATTGCGCGGGCGCGCCGTTTGAGCCGTGGGACAATGAGGAACATCCGGCAGAATCTCTTCTTCGCCTTTGTTTACAATATATTGGGTGTGCCTATCGCGGCTGGAGTCCTCTATCCATTCGTTGGGGTGCTCTTGAGCCCCATGATTGCTAGCGCCGCCATGACCTTCAGTTCCGTCTCGGTCATCGGGAACGCGTTGCGCTTGCGGAAGATAGTTTTGTAA
- a CDS encoding Periplasmic sulfane dehydrogenase, molybdopterin-containing subunit SoxC — translation MTKRLQKEGTSEDDGQPDAENESLLNRRSLLAGTAGLVGAMLMGSMSPSAEAATEGSPEDPTRVPGAAPTAYGQRSAFEKSVRIPRSWWSSLTPLQDSHGILTPSSLHFERHHNGVPTIQPAQHRLLIHGMVDQPWTFAMEDLKRFPSVSRLAFIECSGNSAAEWRGPTGQTAQQTHGLTSTSEWTGVALKTVLQEVGVHSDAIWMLAEGGDAAAMTRSLPLASILEEAILCYAQNGEPLRPEQGYPLRLLIPGWEGNTCIKWLRRLKLGRAPFMTREETSQYTDLMPDGTARQFTMIMEAKSVITSPSGGQRIQPGFLEIRGLAWSGRGRIASVEVSTDGGRSWRQAALQEPILPKCHTRFHLPWRWNGEDVILQSRCLDDTGYWQPDRAALVAVRGVNSVYHYNAIQSWHIAADGKVSNVHA, via the coding sequence ATGACAAAGCGCCTGCAGAAAGAGGGGACATCAGAAGACGACGGCCAGCCCGACGCTGAAAATGAATCTCTTCTGAATCGTCGGAGCCTCCTGGCCGGAACGGCCGGCTTAGTAGGCGCGATGCTCATGGGATCGATGAGTCCGTCCGCCGAAGCGGCCACGGAGGGTTCGCCGGAAGACCCCACGCGGGTGCCCGGTGCGGCGCCGACTGCCTATGGACAGCGATCCGCGTTCGAAAAATCCGTCCGTATCCCGCGTTCCTGGTGGTCGTCGCTGACACCCCTGCAAGACTCGCACGGGATCCTGACTCCTTCCTCCTTGCACTTCGAACGACATCACAACGGCGTGCCGACCATTCAACCGGCACAGCATCGGCTCCTCATTCACGGCATGGTGGACCAACCCTGGACCTTTGCCATGGAAGATTTGAAGCGGTTTCCTTCCGTCTCGCGACTGGCCTTCATCGAATGCTCGGGCAATTCGGCGGCCGAATGGCGCGGACCGACCGGGCAGACCGCGCAGCAGACTCATGGCTTGACGAGTACGAGTGAATGGACCGGCGTGGCCTTGAAGACCGTCCTGCAAGAAGTCGGCGTGCATTCTGACGCGATCTGGATGTTGGCCGAGGGCGGCGATGCGGCGGCCATGACGCGCAGTCTGCCGCTGGCGTCCATTTTGGAGGAGGCGATCCTTTGTTACGCCCAAAACGGCGAACCGCTCCGCCCGGAACAGGGCTATCCGCTTCGCCTGCTTATCCCCGGCTGGGAAGGCAATACCTGCATCAAATGGCTGCGGCGGCTGAAGCTCGGCAGAGCGCCCTTCATGACCCGCGAAGAGACATCACAATACACGGATCTGATGCCGGACGGCACGGCCCGTCAATTCACCATGATCATGGAGGCCAAATCCGTCATTACGTCTCCCTCGGGTGGACAACGTATCCAGCCCGGCTTCCTGGAGATTCGCGGTTTGGCATGGAGCGGCAGGGGCCGCATCGCGTCCGTTGAGGTGAGCACAGATGGAGGACGATCCTGGCGTCAGGCGGCCTTACAAGAGCCGATCCTGCCCAAGTGTCATACCAGATTTCACTTGCCCTGGCGGTGGAACGGTGAGGACGTGATTCTGCAGAGCCGTTGCCTGGACGACACAGGATATTGGCAACCGGATCGTGCCGCCTTGGTGGCGGTGCGTGGAGTGAACTCGGTCTACCATTACAATGCGATCCAAAGCTGGCACATTGCCGCAGACGGGAAGGTGAGCAATGTCCATGCGTAA